In Ovis canadensis isolate MfBH-ARS-UI-01 breed Bighorn chromosome 15, ARS-UI_OviCan_v2, whole genome shotgun sequence, the genomic stretch cagtactcttgcctggaaaatctcatggacagagaagcatggtaggctacagtccatagcattgcaaagaactggacatgacgagtgacttcactttcactttcactgttcataGAAAGTTaaccaatattttttattttcatgaagtcTAATATTAATCAGTTTATactcttgttttatgttttttggtcctttctaagaaatctttgcctaatgTGATCACAAAAATGCTATTTTCTCCTAGCAATTGTATAATTttagatcttacatttagatttataATCAATTTcaagttattattatttgttaaaaagaaattaattttttaaaatgactaccCTGTTgtttaaacattatttatataaaagaCTATGTTCCATTGAATTATCTCAGCATCGTTTTTGAGActcaattgattttttaatataggGATTAATAATGACTTCATATTTTATGGATTTTGGCACTTTAGCAGATTTTGGAGATACAAGTCACTCAATGActaccttttttaaaataagaaatagacaGAAAGTAGGTCTTAAGTCTTACTCTGCTGAGGGCCTAGTTTGCAAGATTGATGTATGCTTCATAATGAATACATACCTACAATTTttgtaaaaaagttaaaatttatggCACTCTATATTAAAGAAtattgaatttcttttaaaaagtaaacaagaaaaaagaagaaacaaagaaagaaagtgaaagccaaCAAACATAAGGATTGACAGGCATgaatgtattttcaaatattaaaataaagaaaaaaaccagtTATCCTTCTGGGAGTAAAATTAACTGGGAACagtttttcaaagaatattcagcatGAACTGAAATCTGGGTAAGATATGCTAGCCTTCTCTAATGGGAACagagtgaagaaaatgaaaaaaaaattgtgtgcaATATTGTTCTAGTAGAAGACATATTGGAGATAACAGAATTCTTTTGAGTAGATAAAATAACTCTTGTATTTGTATAGCTTGAATGTCAGGACCCAGGAAAGAACTTTTGGAGTTACCAAAATTTAAGCATAGTTATTAAAGAGAATATATGGGACACAAAATGGtaaattaggaaataaaaaataggCTGAAgagaagtatgaaagtgaaattgctcagttgtttccgactctttgcaaccccgtgggctgtagcctaccagattcctctgtccacgggattcttcaggtgatagtactggagtgggttgccatttccttctccaagggatcttcccgacccagggattgaaccgaggttttccgccttgcaggcagatgctttaccctctgagccaccagggaagccatcaggAAGAGAAGTATAGATGTCAGTAAAATCTCTGAATCAGTTCCATTCAACATGAGTCAGTATAATGTTTTCATTCTCCTTCACAGAAGAATTTCTGCAAAGAGAATTagatctttcacttttcatcattaTCTCTCATTCACCCTGAAATCCATTGTCAGTACTTGCCTCCAGCCCACAGAAAAGATTTGTCCTAAATTTGCCAACATATCCAAATTACATCAAGTATGTCTAAAGGTTAGTTACATATAATAAAGTCTAGAAACTGGGTAAAATACGTCAAAGAGAAAGGTATCATATGTATAAgactttctaagaatttattaCTTGCACACATGATAAAAGTTATACTAATTCATCTCTCTGCATTTccaaaaatttgaagaaatactTTTCTTCATTAACAGAACATGAAATGATTCCTTCATATATCTGACACACATAACAACTTCTTTTGAAGGAAGAGATGAACAACAGAAGGGAAGGTATAAATGGAGGGGTGGAAAAAATATAGTCATGTGTGAACCAGTTACTCAGAACTCCAACTGGTAGGATTTAGAAATGTCCACTAAAACTGGTCACTTTGAgaaattcaccaaaaaaaaaaaattactgaatgtACAAAAATAGTCTCAGTAAAATACAAATCAAAGGAGTGAGACTGCAGGAAATAAGTGCATAATAAAGGAACATTATGGATACAGATTTTTCTTCCCAAATTGTCTGATTGAAAGGAAGTATTCCAGGTAATTTACTTAGGTAGAATTTATTGGCAAAGAAACATGTCTATAATAGTACTAGACtttatgtttgctttttcctttgagaaataaGGAAGGCAGAGAAATAACTCAGCTTATTAAATGAACACTGGTGTATATAAATATCTCTTATTTAGAATTTtatgcaagagaaaaaaagagcaaggagATATCTGTAAATTGTAGTAATAATTTCAGGGATATTAAGTGTGGATGAACCCAAGAGGACATAACTGTAATTTGGTGGGTCCCTTGTGGTTTAACTGGTGGTTAATAAACCCctcattttatgtttataaatccTCTTTCTCAACACATTTATTAGAGAATGTTAAACTAATGTTTAGCAGCTTTCTTCTTCAATTCAATCTGAATAAATTGATGCTATGCCTCCAAGTATTACAGATATTACCTTttgttttattagagaatgaaTGCAAAAAACATGATCTCAGACAAACTTACAAAAGGTGGAATATGACTATTACCGAGACAAGAGAAAAAACATGAAAGGCTGTCCCAGAGATAGCTACTCATCGCAGACGGCCCCAGCACCAAATGGATTCGCGTTCCTGGCATTGACTGTGCTGTTACAGGGAGTCCAAATAGAATGAAGAGGGACTGAGAACACATATCACACAGGAATAAGCAGAGTCAGTGTGCTATAAATGTTGAGAGGTGTCAATATGAAGAACTGAAAATACTTTTCAGATATCTGCTAAAAGCAGAATGGGCACTGAACAATTAGCAAGTAAGTCTCACTGTTCCCAAGTTTACATCTGTAATGTTTCATTGTCAGCTTTTTCAATAGTAATCACTTCATCCAGTCAACTCTGAACTCAATTAGGTACTTCCCACCTGCCATTCCACTATCTGTAATTATCAGATCATGCTTAAATATTGCTCCTACTTCAGAAAGTTAAATACTGTGGATTTCCATTCTCATtctgaaaatgttttagaaagaaCAACTTGACTATTGTTAGAGTCAAGTATGCATGGATTGATATATGATTAGTCACTGGGGAGCAGACCTATGGATATCCAACTGTTTATTTTAATGACTAGTCTATCATAAATATATGTCAACTGATACAAGCTATAGCATTAGAATGACCTCTTGAGTCTTCCATTTGTGGTTTGGCAGTAGGAACCACAGCTGCTTCCTGCATTACTGCCCCATTTGTTGACATTCAGTGTAGGGTTAACTGATCATGAGTTTACTTACATGAAGCAACTTTATTGGAGAGTctatgaaaaaatgaaacaaacctaACCCTATTTTCACAAACTTACAAACATTTCTATAATGTTCAGTTTGATAATTTCTTGATTTAAAATATGCAGGGATTAACAGGGAATGATTTTGAtcaggttcggttcagttcagttcagtcactcagtcatgtctgattctttgatcAGGTTAGCAAATTTGATATAACgggtaaaaagttttaaaaaaaatcatttatcagTGAATTGAGTAATGATTACATTTTTTCACTTGTTCTAAATTTCTCTTCTTAAACATTTCTGAAATCCTGAGGTGAGCTTTCTGTCTCCTGTGTGTAGTTCTATATTTGACATCTTTTAAGGAGCATTtccttccatcccttcattttctattgaatttttaaaatataaatttatttattttaattggaggctaattactttacaatattgtattggttttgccatacatcaacatgaatccgccacaggtatacctgAGCTCAGAAAAAATGGCTCAAGTGTTTCAGACtatctatttttaatgaaaaatcaaTGAGCTTAAATTAGTCAAATCTCATGCTAATGACAGCTCTGAAAGGTTTAAactcaaaagagaagactctattaCATTTACCCAGGTTCTTGTATCCTTAGACCATTAAGAATGAGTCCTCTTTTCTCTCTATTCAGTTGCTACTCTGAGTTTCTTGTTTCCTAAAGGTCCTTCCACTCTACTTATTTTGTATGTGTATTCAGTAATGTATTTTATTCGTTTTTAAACACAAAAACTTAGCTATTTCAGCTGTTGGAAATATAGGCAAATCTAATGCAGTTTTACTAGAAATGTAAAAAGGGGGCAAGAAACTTTGGATTTGAGTGATCTTTTCTAAAACTCTTCCTTCACATTCTTCTGAAAGATATCTAGTCTTCAATAGAGATATATAATATAGATCACtacataaacaaatatatttttgtttcaggTGACAAGCTTATCTAGGTCTATCCTCTTTTGTGGATAGCATTCTGCACTAATAATGGTCAAGTCTGAGTTTTTGCCAGTCCAAACTGACTGTTTTAGACTGAGAAACAACTGAGAATAACAGAGTACTAAAGCAGACATTGGAATGTGGAATATGGAGCGAATTATCACCCTCTGCCTAAAATGTAACTGCCAGCAAAATAAACAGTGTATTATTTTTGTCCACAGGTCTGAAGTGAAATAACGGACGAGTCAGTAGTTGATCCCCTTACTTGGGAATTTGACTGGTTCTATCTAATGCAGTGGCAAATCACATTTTTAGGGCTTGCTGAtgtctgtctttaaaaaattatgtatcatTATGGATCTTTCTTTTACCTCCTATATTTGAATGAggcggatgacatgatcttagtgttctagCAAAAATCATGCATTCAATATTGTGACTTTGGATGAAAATAGGAATTAAAAGAGGAAGCAGCACTGACTGAGATATTCTTTTGTTTGCATCAGGAGACCCTAGGACACTATGTacatttccaacatcacagtcttCATGCCTTCTGTGTTGACACTAATAGGGATCCCAGGCCTAGAGTCTGTGCAGTGTTGGATTGGGATTCCATTCTGTATTATGTATCTCATTGCTATAATCGGAAATTCTTTGCTTCTGATCATCATCAAATCAGAACCCAGCCTCCATGAGCCCATGTACATTTTCCTAGGCATGCTAGCAGTAACTGATATGGCACTTCTTACCAGTGTTGTGCCCAAGATGCTTGGAATCTTCTGGTTTCACATACCAGAGATATATTTTGACTCCTGCTTGCTTCAAATGTGGCTCATTCACACATTTCAGGGCATAGAGTCAGGCATCTTGCTGGCCATGGCCCTGGACCGCTATGTAGCCATCTGTTATCCACTCAGACATGCTGCCATCTTCACTCCCCACCTCATTTCTCAAATAGCAAGTGCAGTAACACTCAGGGCTGCCCTTCTTGTAGCCCCTTGCCTAGTACTGATAAAATTCCGATTGCAATTTTACTACAAAACAGTCATCTCCCACTCCTACTGTGAGCATATGGCCATTGTGAAACTGGCTACAGGAAATATCCGGGTCAACAAAATCTATGGTTTATTTGTGGCTTTCAACATTGCTGTGTTTGATCTCTCTTTCATTACATTGTCCTATATACAGATATTTATCACAGTTTTTCGTTTGCCCCAGAAGGAGGCTAGGTTGAAAGCATTCAACACTTGTATCGCTCACATCTGTGTCTTCCTCCAGTTCTACATCCttgccttcttctctttctttgcacatAGGTTTGGTTCTCACATCCCCACTTTTATCCATATTCTCATTTCTAGCATTTACTTGCTGGTCCCTCCATTTCTCAATCCACTTGTCTATGGTGCAAAGACAAAGCAGATCCGTATCCAAATGGTAAAAATGTTCTGTTTGTAAAATTTGCCATAAATAGTACTTTGCTGTTTTACTTTTAGTGAATGGTAACGGTATTTCACAATATAATAAAACAACATGCTAGTTGACTTTCTTGGGTTTTCTGTTTGctatatttgttgtttttaatctgcCAGCATGTTAGCTGGTTTTAGGATCCTATAGCCCATGTCAATTCTCTGTTAATAGGATTATGGACTCTACCTCTGTAATGAGAGTAAGAATCATAAAAGAGGGAAATTGTGAGCATACATCTTTCTCTTTACTTGCAGAAATGGTGATATAATGAACAATTCAGAAAGGGGCTTCTAGGTGCAAGTAATGTATTCTCTTCTTCAACTGGGTTGTTACATATTTGTGCCTACTTTGTGAAAAATTATTTAAGCTGTGCAACATATTTCTATGCATACATTAGACTTCAacacaaagttttaaaatattaagttaaTGAATtctcaaaaatgaaacaaaacaaaagagaaaatgtatcAAGTCAGAGAAATTGCTATAGGTTAAAGAAGTCTAAAAGGACATGAATATTAAATGCACTATGTATCTGAATTGGATTTAgggcaagaaaataaagatatagaAGTCTTTGAACCATTTTCAAATTTGGAATATGGACTACTACTTAGGCTGTAATATGTCTTTAGTACTAAATGTCCCGATATTAGCAATACTACTATAGCTATGCAATAGATAACCTTTTTCCTAGggaaatatataacaaaatagtTAGGTGTAAAGGAATAATATGTctctaaaaaaaaacacttcagaaaAACAATCTATCTAATTATCTACCTATCAATCCATCTATCTAGTCATTTGTTGAGTGATGAAGCAAAATGGGGCAAAGTGAAAAATCatttgtgaccttgggtaaatttTATAAGGGAGTTTATTGTACTATTCTTGAAAAATATTGCACATCAGGATAAATTGTATTTTTATCAagtacttttgaaaaatattctcaATTTAGAAATGGTTACCATTACTTACTCACTCAACCAAGGCAGAAACATCATGTGCTTTTGCTGTTGTCCTCAGTTCTATAAAATGTACAGATCTCAgtgattatttctaaaataaattctcAAATAAATTACCTTCTCTCTattgtgtgtgtgagcgtgttcagttgtgtctgactctgcaaccccctaaATTGTGGTCTACtagctccctctgtccatggaattctccaggcaagcatgtaggattgggtagccatttcctcctccaagggatcatctTATTCCTTTTTTTCAACCTTACATAAGAGcctatgaagaagaaaataatatctttttcattgtttatttgcTGGCATTTTTCATACAAATGCTGTGgatttttcaacagaaattaCTTGATGAATCTGTGTCTTATTCCTGATTATGTATATCAATATGTGTAGTTTTTCTATGTGCTGAGTACTCTCCTGCTTTTAGAACTTAGACATTTCCTTTAAGGAATTTAGaccattttcctttctgtctctctcctttccaaTAGCTCTCATAGCATGTATCACAACATTTGCTCTGTATGTAACTTCTTTTTTCATATAGATCTCATGTGTAATTTATATGTATACTCCTGACCTACACacatatgaaacattttaaatatgaacAAATACATATTGCTGAGGATTTAGAAAATGAATGCACAAAAATTCACTGCAACTTTCATAATGAGAATTTACTTTCACAATAGGATAATCTACATGATTTCCTAAAGAAGACAAAGTCTTttcaggtggcacaatggtaaagaattcccccgccagtgcaggagacacaagagatgcaggttcaatctcaagtcagggagattccctggagtaggaaatatcgacccactccggtattatttcctggaaaattccatagacagatgagctaggcagtctatagtccaaggggttgcaaagagttggacgtgactgaatgactaagcaggCATGCACTAAAAAACATGTGGAAGAGGTGTATCAAACACAAATAATTTAATAAGATAATATTTTCATAGTTGTAGAATAATTATTCCTACTCTTAAATTATCTTTGATTCTACACtttatttttagaacagtttaAGTTTTACCAAAAAAATAGGTAAAAAGTCAGAATTCCCATATAACCTTTCTCCCCTGAATGAATATTTAACAATTACATTTGAGCTTAGCTGCCTTTTTGATGATCAATTCATGTCATCACATTTATTTGGTATatcctaaatttaaaaatatgcatctaGTAATTTTTCTAGTATGTTCTTTCTATAACATACTgactcaaaattttttttaattcattgagaTGCAATTCACATACCATGTAACTCACCCTTTAAAGAGTACAAGTCTCTGGTTTTTGATATGTTAAAAGAAATTGCACAATCAACACTACTAtcaaattccagaacattttcaccatcctaataaatatatttcactcCCCTTAGCAGGTACTTCTCATTCTCCTGCCCCATTACAGGGCAACCATTCACTGACTTTCTGTGTCTGTGCTTTCACTAACTTGGAcatctcatataagtggaatgaAACAATATTTGGCTTTGTACGTCTGGCTTTCTtcttagaaagaaagaataatgaaTGAGATAAGATAAGAAATGAAGATAAGAAAGATGTCTACCTATCAATTAATGTACAGTTCTTAGTAAGATAGTtaaagataagaaagaaagaataatgaaCTAAGAGAACACTTGGAATAATGTTCTCAAGGTTTCTTTGGGTTGTACATAAATAAGCATGTCATTTACCTTTATGCTTAAatgatattctattgtatgttGTACCTGAATATGCTCTTGCAGCAAGCAGATATCTGGCCAAATAAGCTTTTTCATGATCCTTCTCTCTCTGAATGGTAAGGATCACCATCTTCATTCAGAAAATTCTACAAAAACTATAGGCATGTTCAGACCCTTctgacttttattattatttttcacatttcatttaATCATATTTCTTCTTATTTGATGAgttttattagccatctgtagtAAAGCTATTTGATTTCAATTTCTAACtggttatgtttttaaattgttttctctatttttttttaattgggaaatAAGTGCCTTTTCTGAAAATTTgctgttttgtattttatttcacaaagacatacatttctattaaaaatgctTTGGAAAATTTCTTATTGATATTCAGAGTTCAAAGGAACTATAATACATgtgtcaacaaaacaaaaaaaaaaatcacatcactTAGAAAACATATTTCTCCCCACTGTTTTAACAGATTTTAACTAagtaatatataagaatatatatgccTCTAACATTCTACAGCACTTTGATGGCTTCAGGTTCAAACAGTTTTTGCATATTTTCTAAAAGTATATTGGGAGTCATTCAATAGGTCTATATTAGCCATTGCAATATATATAAAGAGTAGTGCCTAGACTTCAGACTCTGTGGTCCTCACCTCCATCTACTTCATGTACTATCTGAAAAGCAGTAATTCttgattttcctgaaaatatttcatttaatcatgGGTTCACCTGTCACTTCAGTGGGCATTTGGCACTCTGATAAGTActggttttgtgttttattttttctggtgcAAATTCTCAGCTA encodes the following:
- the LOC138420153 gene encoding olfactory receptor 52A1-like, which codes for MYISNITVFMPSVLTLIGIPGLESVQCWIGIPFCIMYLIAIIGNSLLLIIIKSEPSLHEPMYIFLGMLAVTDMALLTSVVPKMLGIFWFHIPEIYFDSCLLQMWLIHTFQGIESGILLAMALDRYVAICYPLRHAAIFTPHLISQIASAVTLRAALLVAPCLVLIKFRLQFYYKTVISHSYCEHMAIVKLATGNIRVNKIYGLFVAFNIAVFDLSFITLSYIQIFITVFRLPQKEARLKAFNTCIAHICVFLQFYILAFFSFFAHRFGSHIPTFIHILISSIYLLVPPFLNPLVYGAKTKQIRIQMVKMFCL